In Beggiatoa leptomitoformis, the genomic window AGTACCTACGCCACAACCGCAACCAACAACACCTGATTATAATAACTATCCAAGTGTTAGCAGTGGTAATGTGCATGTCGTACAGCGTGGAGAAAGTTTATACGGTATCGCACGTTTGTATAATGTGGATTTTCGTAACATAGCTGCGTGGAATAATATTCCTGCCCCCTATGCGATTTCTGTTGGGCAACAGTTAAATTTATCTCCCGCAGGGACAACAGGTAGTACAACAGCCGCTGTTCCCGTTAGCAGTAGTCGTAATTATGCAACATCTGAAAATACCCATGTTGTACAAGCAGGTGAAACACTTTATAGCATTTCTAAACGCTATGGTGCTTCTGTGCAACAAGTGGCGAGTTGGAATAATATTCCTCAACCATACACGTTATCTGTCGGGCAACAGCTAACCGTTGGCACAGGGGGTGCCGTGACAAAAGCAAGCGTAGCAACCCGCAGTTATAGCCGTAGTACCGAACAATATCATACAGTTGCTAAAGGTGATACGCTATACAATATTGCAACCCGTTACGGGTTTACGCCGTTGGATGTTGCCGCATGGAATAATATTGCACCACCCTATAACATTATGTTAGGTCAACGTTTAATTGTTTCTCCCCCAGCTGCAAGCAGTTACACAGGGGATATGACAAGCCAATCTTATACAGGCAATACAAGCAGTACGCTTAAAACGCAAAGTGTTACTAACAATAGCCGTAACTTCTCACAAGCATATAGTTATCATGTGGTTGCGCAAGGAGAAACGCTGGGTAGTATTGCAGAACGCTATGGGTTGACCAGACAAGAACTTGCATTATGGAATGGCATTGGTAGTCCTTATACGGTCTATCCAGGACAACGTTTAATGATTATCCCGCCCAATTAGTCACTGTAAATAGACTTGTTCAGTCATGAACAAGTCTATTTTTAACTGACCCCAGCCAAGAAGTTGTACACCATGTTTGCCGTTCGTCACCTTGCTTTATTCGCTAGCATTCTTCTCAGCAGTGCCTGTAGTAACAGCCTGTTTTTACCCCGTAATATAGACAAACCCACCGCTGATGATAATACAGAATTCAGTGCGGCTGCTTCACAAATCACTTATGTCGTTAAAAAGGGTGATACGCTGTATGCCATTGCTCGTCAATACAATACAACAGCAAATGCCATTGCCCGTTTAAACGGTTTTAGTGTTTCTAAAGCCCTACAAGTTGGACAAGTTATTCGTATTGCAACCACACAACAGCCCACCACCCCCAGCAAAACCACCCCTGTTGTTGTAACACCCGCGCCCAGTCGCACCACCACCCCTACCCCCAGCTATACAGCCCCAACGCCAACCTATTCCACACCTGCGACGAATACAACGCAAAAACAACCTTTACGTCAGGTATATAGAGGTTATCAACAAGAACCTGAAGTGACAGTTAAACCAACAACATCAGATAGTTGTTTCCCTCCTGTACAATGGATATGGCCAACCAATGGGCGTGTTTCTGCCAGTGTTTCACCTGAAGGACGGCGGGGAATTAAGATAGCTAGTCAACAAGGACAATCTGTCCGTGCTGCCGCTGCGGGTAAAGTTGTTTATAGTGGAACAGGAACAAATGGTTATCGTAATCTAATCATTCTACAACACAATAATGCTTATTATAGCGTCTATGCTGATAATCGCCGTTTACTCGTTCGCGAAGGCACACAAGTTG contains:
- a CDS encoding LysM peptidoglycan-binding domain-containing protein; its protein translation is MYRTLISARRWTVLGLVMTAFISGCSTVETTEPTPTDTDNGGYSGEYPTDITIPDNGNESPPADGSYYTVVAGDSLYAIARRYNMDWRAIASSNGIVPPYNLSVGQQLIINGSSSPSYDSGAVTAPVKSVPTPQPQPTTPDYNNYPSVSSGNVHVVQRGESLYGIARLYNVDFRNIAAWNNIPAPYAISVGQQLNLSPAGTTGSTTAAVPVSSSRNYATSENTHVVQAGETLYSISKRYGASVQQVASWNNIPQPYTLSVGQQLTVGTGGAVTKASVATRSYSRSTEQYHTVAKGDTLYNIATRYGFTPLDVAAWNNIAPPYNIMLGQRLIVSPPAASSYTGDMTSQSYTGNTSSTLKTQSVTNNSRNFSQAYSYHVVAQGETLGSIAERYGLTRQELALWNGIGSPYTVYPGQRLMIIPPN
- a CDS encoding peptidoglycan DD-metalloendopeptidase family protein, which translates into the protein MFAVRHLALFASILLSSACSNSLFLPRNIDKPTADDNTEFSAAASQITYVVKKGDTLYAIARQYNTTANAIARLNGFSVSKALQVGQVIRIATTQQPTTPSKTTPVVVTPAPSRTTTPTPSYTAPTPTYSTPATNTTQKQPLRQVYRGYQQEPEVTVKPTTSDSCFPPVQWIWPTNGRVSASVSPEGRRGIKIASQQGQSVRAAAAGKVVYSGTGTNGYRNLIILQHNNAYYSVYADNRRLLVREGTQVASGQAIAEMGTDSNGIAALHFEIRCRTKAVDPLLYLPPL